One stretch of Roseimicrobium sp. ORNL1 DNA includes these proteins:
- a CDS encoding type II toxin-antitoxin system RelE/ParE family toxin, giving the protein MQLVLHPKVYSDIDKIMAHYERVAGSELADEFYEELRAFMVKAAGEPESYSLRIRDIRRVNLQKFPYNFLFRIVGDDIRILVVRHHRRRPNFGTRRR; this is encoded by the coding sequence ATGCAGCTTGTGCTTCATCCGAAGGTTTATTCGGATATTGACAAGATCATGGCTCATTATGAGCGTGTCGCTGGAAGCGAACTGGCGGACGAGTTCTATGAGGAACTACGAGCCTTCATGGTCAAGGCAGCCGGTGAGCCGGAATCCTATTCCCTTCGGATTCGCGACATACGGCGCGTAAACTTGCAGAAGTTTCCCTACAATTTTCTCTTTCGGATTGTGGGTGACGACATTCGGATCCTTGTGGTGCGTCACCACCGGCGGCGTCCCAATTTTGGTACGCGCCGACGGTGA
- a CDS encoding addiction module protein, with protein sequence MATIAEVEALALDLPEKQRALLAAHLLDSLPSILEDEDEGVAEAIRRDAELDADPSRGISLEELDRKIAARRR encoded by the coding sequence ATGGCGACGATTGCCGAAGTTGAGGCCCTTGCACTGGACCTCCCAGAAAAACAAAGAGCTCTGCTTGCAGCTCATTTGTTGGATTCCTTGCCTTCAATTCTCGAAGATGAGGATGAAGGAGTCGCGGAGGCGATTCGACGCGATGCGGAGCTTGATGCGGATCCGAGCCGTGGTATTTCGCTGGAGGAACTTGATCGCAAAATCGCGGCACGGAGACGTTGA
- a CDS encoding KTSC domain-containing protein, with amino-acid sequence MKRYVHRGGESGVAAYDTGPRSITIQFTDGKIYRYTYAKPGAHHVEAMKELAVEGKGLATYINQHIRGEYTARLK; translated from the coding sequence ATGAAGCGCTATGTGCATCGGGGAGGGGAGTCGGGAGTGGCGGCCTATGATACCGGACCGAGATCCATCACGATCCAGTTCACAGACGGCAAGATCTATCGCTACACCTATGCCAAGCCGGGCGCCCATCATGTGGAGGCCATGAAAGAGCTCGCTGTAGAGGGGAAAGGGCTGGCGACCTACATCAATCAGCACATCCGTGGAGAGTACACGGCCCGGCTAAAGTGA
- a CDS encoding protein arginine kinase yields MRFSTLLKNPADWMQGTGPHSDVVMTSRIRLARNLRNWSFPGWSSERQRVDLMNEVRPVVAALPEMKEGFNEEYTNLTKTRKQVLVERHLVSREHAARSTGCAVVIDRKQSTSIMINEEDHFRMQGIRPGLDLRLAYEIVNRVDTELEAHLHYAFDQRLGYLTACPTNVGTGMRASVMLHLPALVLTEQIKQVMNAVSKIGLAVRGLYGEGTEALGNLFQVSNQHTLGETEVELINRIEGVAEHIVQAEVSARDKLLHESPTMLRDQVGRAYATLRFSHILNSKEALNHLSMLRLGADMDLITGCDRGLVDMLLLAIQPAHLQLAAGRDLSPEDRDIRRAEITRRVLQSVPEPLNVSIDNDQSADSSAPSPDSDDE; encoded by the coding sequence ATGCGCTTCTCCACCCTCCTCAAAAACCCCGCTGACTGGATGCAGGGAACCGGTCCCCACTCGGATGTGGTGATGACCTCCCGTATCCGGCTGGCACGCAACCTGCGAAACTGGTCCTTCCCGGGCTGGTCCTCGGAGCGGCAGCGGGTGGATTTGATGAACGAAGTGCGCCCCGTAGTGGCCGCCCTTCCCGAGATGAAAGAAGGATTCAACGAGGAATACACCAACCTCACCAAGACCCGGAAACAGGTCCTGGTGGAGCGGCACCTCGTGAGCCGCGAGCACGCCGCCCGCTCCACGGGTTGCGCGGTGGTCATCGACCGGAAGCAGAGCACCTCCATCATGATCAATGAGGAGGACCACTTCCGCATGCAGGGCATCCGCCCCGGATTGGACCTGCGCCTGGCCTATGAAATCGTGAACCGTGTGGACACGGAGCTGGAGGCTCACTTGCATTATGCCTTTGACCAGCGCCTGGGCTACCTGACGGCCTGCCCCACGAATGTGGGCACCGGCATGCGTGCCTCCGTGATGCTGCACCTGCCCGCGCTCGTCCTTACCGAGCAGATCAAGCAGGTGATGAATGCGGTGAGCAAGATCGGCCTGGCCGTGCGCGGCCTGTACGGCGAGGGCACGGAAGCCCTGGGCAATCTCTTCCAGGTCTCCAACCAGCACACACTGGGCGAGACCGAGGTGGAGCTCATCAATCGCATCGAAGGCGTGGCCGAGCACATCGTGCAGGCGGAGGTGAGTGCGCGGGACAAGCTGCTGCACGAGAGCCCCACCATGCTGCGCGACCAGGTGGGCCGCGCGTATGCGACGCTGCGTTTTTCTCATATCCTGAATTCCAAGGAAGCACTGAACCACCTTTCCATGCTGCGCCTCGGTGCGGACATGGACCTCATCACCGGCTGCGACCGCGGCCTGGTGGACATGCTTCTCCTGGCCATCCAGCCGGCGCATTTGCAGCTGGCGGCGGGCCGTGACCTTTCACCAGAAGACCGGGACATACGGCGGGCGGAAATCACCCGGCGCGTCTTGCAATCCGTTCCTGAGCCTCTTAACGTATCTATTGATAATGACCAAAGTGCGGACTCGTCCGCACCATCCCCTGACTCCGATGATGAATAA
- a CDS encoding ATP-dependent Clp protease ATP-binding subunit, with protein MNNFTPRAQQVLALARKEADRFNHNYVGTEHLLLGLIKLGQGVAVNVLTKLGVDLDSVRLQVEQQTSGGPDTKMVGNIPYTPRVKKVLALASKEAKALNHSYVGTEHLLLGLLREGEGVAAQVLRQLDVNLEKARNEILKELDPNLGGSEEEEEEGGSGGGESAPSSGGSKKESKTPALKAFGRDLTELAIKGELDPVIGRASEIERVIQILCRRTKNNPVLIGEAGVGKTAIVEGLAQEIAAGNIPEILRDKKVIVLDLALMVAGTKYRGQFEERIKAVMDEIRRTKNVILFLDELHTIVGAGGAEGAMDASNILKPALSRGEMQCVGATTLNEYRKYIEKDAALERRFQQVKVDEPSVEDAIKILHGLKGKYESHHKARYAPKALEAAVNLSSRYLPSRFLPDKAIDIMDEAGAKARISAMTRPPELKVIEAEIESIRAEKEVAIKDQDFEKAATLRDSEKNAKKKYDDVLEAWRANSTERTVDVSEEDIMAVVSKWTGVPLQRMEQAEAEKLLKMEDELKKRIIGQDEAVVAISKALRRSRADLKDPKRPIGSFIFLGPTGVGKTFLAKNLAEFMFGSSEALIQLDMSEYMEKHTASRLIGAPPGYVGYEEGGQLSEAVRRRPYSVVLFDEVEKAHPDVMHLLLQILEEGQITDNFGRKIDFRNTIVILTSNVGADTIKRQTSLGFGAMVQDAADHAGMKSKVMEAAKKFFKPEFINRLDDIVCFRMLEKEDLNRIVDLEVNKVLVRLKNKRITLTLEESARELLMTEGYDPQYGARPMRRAVEKNIEDPLAEHLLRGDVKEGDSVRVLCEPGAKVLKFISLGETPPPAEAITANSENP; from the coding sequence ATGAATAATTTCACCCCACGTGCCCAGCAGGTGCTGGCACTCGCCCGCAAGGAGGCAGATCGGTTCAACCACAACTATGTGGGCACCGAACATCTTCTCCTTGGTCTGATCAAGCTTGGCCAGGGCGTGGCCGTCAATGTCCTCACCAAACTGGGCGTGGACCTTGACTCCGTACGCCTGCAGGTGGAGCAGCAGACCAGCGGTGGACCCGACACCAAAATGGTCGGCAATATCCCATACACCCCGCGCGTGAAGAAGGTCCTCGCCCTCGCCTCCAAAGAGGCCAAGGCGCTGAACCACTCCTACGTGGGCACCGAGCACCTGTTGCTCGGCCTGCTGCGCGAAGGTGAGGGCGTGGCCGCCCAGGTGCTGCGCCAGCTCGACGTGAATCTCGAAAAGGCCCGCAACGAAATCCTCAAGGAACTCGACCCCAATCTTGGCGGCAGCGAGGAAGAAGAGGAAGAAGGCGGCAGCGGTGGTGGCGAAAGCGCCCCGTCCTCCGGCGGCTCCAAGAAGGAAAGCAAGACCCCGGCCCTCAAGGCCTTCGGTCGCGACCTCACCGAGCTGGCTATCAAAGGCGAACTCGATCCGGTCATCGGACGCGCCAGCGAAATCGAGCGCGTCATCCAGATCCTGTGCCGCCGTACGAAGAACAATCCTGTGCTCATCGGTGAAGCCGGTGTGGGCAAGACCGCCATCGTGGAAGGCCTGGCCCAGGAAATCGCCGCTGGGAACATCCCTGAAATCCTCCGGGACAAGAAGGTCATTGTGCTCGACCTCGCCCTCATGGTCGCAGGCACGAAGTACCGTGGCCAGTTCGAAGAACGCATCAAGGCGGTGATGGACGAAATCCGTCGCACCAAGAACGTGATTCTCTTTCTCGACGAGCTGCACACCATCGTGGGTGCCGGCGGCGCGGAAGGCGCCATGGACGCGAGCAACATCCTGAAGCCCGCCCTCTCCCGCGGAGAGATGCAGTGCGTGGGTGCGACCACCCTGAACGAGTACCGCAAGTACATCGAGAAGGATGCCGCTCTCGAGCGCCGCTTCCAGCAGGTGAAGGTGGACGAGCCCAGCGTGGAGGATGCCATCAAGATTCTTCATGGCCTGAAGGGCAAGTACGAGTCCCACCACAAGGCCCGCTATGCACCGAAGGCTCTCGAAGCCGCGGTGAACCTCAGCAGCCGCTACCTGCCCTCCCGTTTCCTGCCTGACAAGGCGATCGACATCATGGACGAAGCCGGCGCCAAAGCCCGCATCTCCGCGATGACGCGTCCGCCTGAGCTGAAGGTCATCGAGGCTGAGATCGAATCGATCCGCGCCGAGAAGGAAGTCGCCATCAAGGATCAGGATTTCGAGAAGGCTGCGACTCTGCGCGACTCTGAAAAGAACGCGAAGAAGAAGTATGACGACGTCCTGGAAGCCTGGCGCGCCAACAGCACGGAACGCACCGTGGATGTGAGCGAAGAAGACATCATGGCCGTGGTCAGCAAGTGGACCGGCGTCCCGCTCCAGCGCATGGAGCAGGCCGAGGCCGAGAAGCTGCTGAAGATGGAAGACGAGCTGAAGAAGCGCATCATCGGCCAGGACGAGGCCGTGGTCGCCATCAGCAAGGCCCTCCGTCGCAGCCGTGCCGACCTCAAGGATCCGAAGCGGCCGATTGGCTCCTTCATCTTCCTGGGCCCCACGGGCGTGGGCAAGACCTTCCTCGCGAAGAATCTCGCCGAGTTCATGTTCGGTTCTTCTGAAGCGCTCATCCAACTGGACATGAGCGAGTACATGGAGAAGCACACCGCGAGCCGCCTCATCGGCGCACCTCCCGGATACGTGGGCTATGAAGAGGGCGGTCAGCTCTCCGAGGCGGTCCGCCGCCGTCCGTACAGCGTGGTCCTCTTCGACGAAGTGGAAAAGGCGCACCCGGACGTGATGCATCTGCTCCTCCAGATCCTGGAGGAAGGCCAGATCACGGACAACTTCGGCCGCAAGATCGACTTCCGGAACACTATCGTCATCCTGACCTCGAACGTCGGTGCCGACACCATCAAACGCCAGACCTCACTTGGGTTCGGCGCCATGGTGCAGGACGCTGCCGACCACGCGGGCATGAAGTCCAAGGTGATGGAGGCCGCGAAGAAGTTCTTCAAGCCTGAGTTCATCAACCGCCTGGATGACATCGTGTGCTTCCGCATGCTGGAGAAGGAAGACCTCAACCGCATCGTGGACCTCGAAGTCAACAAGGTGCTGGTGCGCCTCAAGAACAAGCGCATCACGCTTACTCTTGAAGAGAGCGCCCGCGAGTTGTTGATGACGGAAGGCTACGACCCGCAGTACGGTGCGCGCCCCATGCGCCGCGCCGTGGAGAAGAACATTGAGGACCCCCTCGCTGAACATCTCCTGCGTGGTGACGTGAAGGAAGGCGACTCCGTAAGAGTGCTGTGCGAACCCGGCGCGAAGGTGCTGAAGTTCATCAGCCTCGGTGAGACTCCTCCTCCCGCAGAGGCCATCACGGCCAACAGCGAGAATCCGTAA
- a CDS encoding autotransporter-associated beta strand repeat-containing protein: MATLLALGGGLPAANDTWLGNISANWNDTNWTGGNNPPALSGDSLLFGVAGSAGAVLNNDFTSLSVTGITFNAGADAFVINGNAVSVVSITNSSSNQQIFNTGINLANADTFTSSAGGGNLVFNGVISNTVAHSLVVNGGGTVALNGDNTYGAGLTTTLNGATTLVLGHDHALGNSTLLLSSTGGAGTVTASATRTITNGIRLNNTGVTGIIGGSNAITFSGAVGVSSAASGTLTVNNTATTTFSGNVLGSAGQTYALTVNGTGNVNVSGTISNGTAGTVSLVYSGSGKMTLGGANTYSGNTTLSGGQLNLNNGGAGGTSSSLGTGTLVISGASTIDNTSGSAVTLSTNNAITLTNNTLTFGGSNDLSFGSGAVNWQSNNQTVILNGSASTLAFGGVMTNNQNSSNESFVVNGVGNTLSIGGFTSTNFASGKNLLLSGSGNVTFTGQISNGTAASVAVSYTGTGTLSLLGASTYTGNTTLGSTASVVVGNKAAFGIGGTILWNGASLSANTNLTGSNAIANNVTLGATTNTVTGSNSLELAGAVTTGASNRTLTNNIATGTFTLSNTVTVGSGTGSYVLTINGSGNTVISGDIVSGTTGTVGLTYNGTGSLTLSGENSYTGTTLLSGGSLVLDFSNVAAGTGVISGSSSLLLGTSRTATSQTLTLQGKDGMADVQSFAGLNFSASGAQGGGATHINLSTSGVGGSMTLNLGAFLATTRDISATVDITMPTGTFVTTTATVGADKLLQNNITVNGNDFATVDGAGNIVGLSTVAGGYASIASGATALTAAKANDIAAGNVSTNTVTVASLRFNDGSADSTLTINATRTLTVASTNFAGAILVTANVGNHLVKITGGTLSGINSRDLTLIQNNTSGLLQIDSVIADNGANLALTKSGLGTALLTAVNTYSNSTYINEGTLIAAGASNALGTGAGTGSPTNLISIARGAALQLGNNDAGGTLAATQTITNNGAVNFNRSDTALAFSNVISGAGNVSQIGTGTVALTGLNTYTGTTTVTSGNLQVGSSLVGQTGTGATLVNGSSAVLSGTGTVQGAATVILGSLRPGDNGGASIGTLKFASGLTFAPPTSVTIANLTLGSSSGVGDKIDITGGLSLNGNSNIAVTFGSGYTIQAGDTWTLLDWTGAFGANGFSTGTNLRTGGESALFEGNLDLPDLSALAGYAGHTWEISSLSDGGALTISIAGAVPEPSRAVLLWVGCTCLMWRRRRSGWVRAGVVVRGEE, encoded by the coding sequence ATGGCGACGCTGCTTGCGCTTGGCGGGGGCCTGCCTGCGGCAAATGACACCTGGCTTGGGAACATTTCAGCCAATTGGAACGACACCAATTGGACGGGTGGGAATAATCCACCGGCACTCAGTGGGGACTCGCTGCTCTTTGGCGTAGCGGGTTCAGCAGGTGCGGTGCTGAACAATGACTTCACCTCTCTCAGTGTCACCGGCATCACCTTCAATGCAGGCGCGGATGCTTTTGTTATCAATGGCAATGCGGTCTCCGTCGTGAGCATTACGAACAGCAGCAGCAACCAGCAGATCTTCAACACCGGCATCAATCTGGCCAATGCCGACACGTTCACCTCTTCCGCAGGTGGTGGAAATCTGGTGTTCAATGGAGTCATCTCCAACACGGTGGCGCATTCACTGGTGGTCAACGGCGGCGGTACCGTCGCGCTGAATGGTGACAACACGTATGGCGCGGGCCTGACCACCACGCTCAACGGCGCCACCACCCTGGTGCTCGGCCATGATCATGCTCTGGGAAATTCCACGCTGCTGCTCAGCAGCACGGGAGGCGCGGGCACCGTCACCGCGAGTGCCACGCGCACCATCACCAATGGCATTCGGTTGAACAACACCGGTGTTACCGGCATCATCGGTGGTTCCAATGCCATCACGTTTAGCGGCGCCGTGGGGGTGAGTTCCGCTGCCAGCGGTACCCTCACGGTCAACAATACTGCGACCACCACGTTCTCCGGCAATGTGCTGGGATCCGCTGGTCAGACCTACGCACTTACGGTGAACGGTACGGGAAATGTAAACGTCAGCGGGACCATCTCCAACGGCACTGCAGGTACCGTCAGCCTTGTGTATTCGGGCTCGGGCAAGATGACACTCGGAGGCGCGAACACCTACAGCGGCAATACGACCCTGAGTGGCGGCCAGTTGAACCTCAATAACGGAGGTGCCGGCGGAACGAGTTCCTCGCTCGGGACTGGCACGCTGGTGATCAGTGGTGCAAGCACGATCGATAACACCAGTGGCAGCGCCGTGACTCTGAGTACGAATAACGCGATCACGCTCACCAACAACACGCTGACCTTCGGAGGCAGCAATGATCTGAGTTTCGGCAGTGGCGCCGTGAACTGGCAGAGCAACAACCAGACAGTCATCCTCAATGGCTCCGCGAGCACCCTCGCATTCGGTGGTGTGATGACCAACAACCAGAATTCCAGCAATGAATCCTTCGTGGTGAATGGCGTGGGCAACACCTTGAGCATCGGAGGATTCACCTCGACCAACTTTGCCAGTGGTAAGAACCTGCTTCTCTCCGGTTCGGGGAACGTAACTTTCACAGGACAAATCAGCAACGGCACGGCTGCCAGTGTGGCGGTGAGTTACACAGGCACAGGCACGCTGTCGCTTCTCGGTGCCAGCACCTACACAGGAAACACGACACTGGGGAGCACAGCTTCTGTGGTGGTTGGAAACAAGGCGGCCTTTGGCATCGGTGGCACGATCTTGTGGAATGGCGCGAGCCTCTCCGCCAATACCAATCTGACTGGCAGCAATGCGATTGCCAACAACGTCACGTTGGGAGCCACGACGAACACGGTGACCGGCAGCAACAGTCTTGAGCTTGCTGGCGCTGTCACCACCGGAGCGTCGAACCGTACCCTCACGAACAACATCGCGACCGGAACCTTCACGCTTTCCAACACTGTCACGGTGGGAAGCGGCACGGGCAGCTACGTTCTTACGATCAATGGGAGTGGCAACACAGTCATCAGCGGCGACATCGTCAGTGGCACCACGGGGACGGTTGGGTTGACTTACAATGGCACGGGGTCACTCACTCTCTCGGGAGAGAACTCTTACACTGGCACGACGTTACTCTCCGGTGGGAGTTTGGTCCTCGATTTCTCCAACGTAGCGGCAGGCACGGGTGTCATCAGTGGCTCCAGTTCCCTCTTGCTGGGCACCTCGCGGACGGCGACCTCCCAAACGCTGACCTTGCAGGGGAAAGACGGCATGGCTGATGTGCAATCCTTTGCTGGGCTGAACTTCAGCGCATCAGGTGCCCAGGGAGGTGGGGCGACGCACATCAATCTCAGCACCTCCGGTGTGGGAGGCAGCATGACCTTGAATCTTGGCGCGTTCCTGGCCACGACACGCGACATCAGTGCCACCGTGGATATCACCATGCCCACGGGCACCTTCGTCACCACCACCGCTACCGTGGGTGCAGACAAGCTGCTGCAGAACAACATCACCGTGAATGGAAATGATTTCGCCACGGTTGATGGTGCTGGCAACATCGTGGGACTCAGCACGGTCGCCGGCGGCTACGCCTCCATCGCGAGTGGGGCCACGGCACTGACGGCCGCGAAGGCTAATGACATCGCTGCTGGCAACGTGAGCACCAATACGGTGACCGTCGCTTCCTTGCGCTTCAATGATGGCTCGGCCGACAGCACCCTGACGATCAATGCGACCAGGACGCTCACGGTGGCGAGTACCAACTTTGCCGGTGCGATTCTCGTGACAGCCAATGTCGGCAATCACCTGGTCAAGATCACCGGAGGAACACTTTCAGGCATCAACAGCCGTGACCTCACGCTGATCCAGAACAACACCAGTGGGCTGTTGCAAATCGACTCTGTCATTGCCGATAACGGAGCCAATCTCGCGCTCACCAAGAGCGGGCTGGGCACGGCACTCCTCACGGCGGTGAACACCTACTCAAACTCCACCTATATCAACGAAGGCACGCTCATCGCTGCCGGTGCTTCCAACGCGCTTGGCACGGGCGCGGGCACGGGAAGCCCCACCAACCTGATCTCCATCGCGAGGGGCGCGGCTCTGCAGTTGGGCAACAACGATGCGGGTGGCACGCTGGCAGCGACCCAGACCATCACCAACAATGGTGCGGTCAATTTCAACCGCAGCGACACCGCGCTGGCTTTTTCCAATGTCATTTCGGGGGCAGGGAATGTTTCTCAGATTGGCACTGGAACGGTGGCGCTGACTGGTCTGAACACCTACACGGGAACTACCACCGTCACGTCCGGCAATCTTCAGGTGGGCAGCAGTTTGGTGGGCCAGACCGGCACGGGAGCTACGCTGGTGAATGGGAGCAGCGCCGTACTCTCGGGTACGGGCACCGTGCAGGGTGCTGCTACCGTGATACTGGGCTCCCTTCGTCCTGGCGACAATGGAGGCGCTTCCATCGGCACTTTGAAATTCGCCAGCGGTCTGACCTTTGCGCCTCCTACCTCGGTCACGATTGCCAACCTGACGCTGGGTTCGAGCAGTGGCGTGGGTGACAAGATCGATATCACCGGAGGGCTCAGCCTCAATGGCAACAGCAACATCGCCGTGACCTTTGGGTCGGGGTATACGATCCAGGCGGGGGATACCTGGACGCTGCTGGACTGGACCGGGGCCTTTGGCGCGAATGGCTTCAGCACGGGCACCAATCTTCGGACGGGTGGAGAGTCTGCGCTCTTTGAAGGGAACCTCGACCTGCCCGACCTCAGTGCCCTCGCGGGATACGCCGGTCATACCTGGGAAATCTCGAGCCTGTCAGATGGTGGCGCGCTTACTATCTCCATTGCTGGTGCTGTGCCTGAGCCAAGCCGCGCGGTTCTGCTTTGGGTGGGTTGTACTTGCCTCATGTGGAGGCGTAGGCGGAGTGGGTGGGTGCGGGCGGGGGTGGTGGTGCGTGGGGAGGAATAG
- a CDS encoding zinc-binding alcohol dehydrogenase family protein, whose translation MLALSLTAARQFAFIEQEEPASPSENEALIRVHAIGVCGTDVSGYLGKMPFIQFPRILGHELGIEVISVGEGVANVQPGDRCSVEPYLNCGSCPPCLAGRTNCCETLQVLGVHCDGGLRRFIKVPAHKLHPANDLAYDQLALVETLAIGCHAVNRGAPQAQETVLVLGAGPIGLSVIEFVLLTGAKLHVIEPNPARRTFLQKNYGIESTHAHTLIEPDAFFAANGGRGADVIFDATGHPGSMSRCFEYAAFGARLVYVGITSEAVTLPDPLFHRRELTLMATRNAVPTDFTRILGLIREGHIKTTPWITHRTSFSAVPDQFDGWLRPDSGVVKAMIEMD comes from the coding sequence ATGCTCGCCCTCTCTCTCACCGCTGCACGTCAGTTCGCGTTCATTGAGCAAGAGGAACCGGCATCTCCCTCTGAAAACGAGGCCCTCATCCGCGTGCATGCCATCGGGGTCTGTGGCACGGATGTGAGTGGCTATCTGGGAAAGATGCCCTTCATCCAATTCCCCCGCATCCTGGGCCATGAGCTGGGCATCGAAGTGATCTCCGTGGGTGAAGGGGTCGCGAACGTCCAGCCCGGCGACCGCTGCTCCGTGGAGCCCTATCTCAACTGCGGTTCATGCCCGCCGTGCCTCGCTGGCCGCACGAATTGCTGCGAGACACTTCAAGTACTCGGCGTGCACTGCGATGGCGGCCTGCGTCGCTTCATCAAGGTGCCTGCGCACAAGCTGCATCCCGCGAACGACCTCGCCTACGATCAACTCGCCCTGGTGGAGACACTCGCCATCGGCTGCCACGCGGTGAATCGCGGTGCTCCCCAAGCACAAGAAACCGTGCTGGTGCTGGGTGCAGGTCCCATCGGCCTGAGCGTGATCGAATTCGTCCTTCTCACCGGCGCGAAGCTGCATGTCATCGAGCCAAATCCCGCACGCCGAACCTTCCTGCAAAAAAACTACGGCATCGAATCGACGCATGCCCACACGCTCATCGAGCCTGATGCCTTCTTCGCAGCAAACGGCGGCCGCGGTGCAGATGTCATCTTTGATGCCACGGGACACCCCGGCAGCATGAGCCGCTGCTTTGAGTACGCAGCCTTCGGTGCCCGCCTTGTGTATGTGGGCATCACCTCAGAGGCTGTCACTCTGCCCGACCCTCTCTTCCATCGCCGCGAACTTACCCTCATGGCCACGCGCAATGCGGTGCCCACCGACTTCACACGCATCCTCGGCCTGATTCGTGAGGGACACATCAAGACCACGCCATGGATCACGCACCGCACGAGCTTCAGCGCCGTGCCCGATCAGTTTGACGGATGGCTGCGCCCGGACAGCGGCGTGGTGAAGGCGATGATTGAGATGGACTGA
- a CDS encoding J domain-containing protein, giving the protein MEDPWQILVLDRHTATERDVKAAYARLLKQHRPDRDPEGFRRVRLAYERALNGIRKSDDGGDEKVAATRQAHADRSEPLPRDLPGPRMPKREDQPVSAGWDAALHRLREALEVDGRRESIQSAWQAFVRQSRVDRMPMHQEAATVWEVFGKDAGWFADFVTGSWLVRCIEQGLVEVPAAVIAHWDASGNTAKLIALAEELVIEMRQVPWEESLGVIQQLARAVVYWDALLAKDMVDLVCELIPDGEAKKLRVELKDDLARGRMFQDVPEAHKLFWRQVMKKSDAAEEVDWNVRAAQTALAWVRQNRGTSWDGYEVIRELVPPKEKAKLDDAARKLANHDKVEWWPIISPWLGKLAVLSVLILLKACSKWF; this is encoded by the coding sequence ATGGAAGACCCCTGGCAGATACTGGTGCTGGACCGGCACACCGCGACCGAGCGGGATGTGAAGGCCGCGTACGCGCGGCTGCTCAAGCAGCATCGGCCGGATAGGGACCCGGAAGGGTTTCGCCGGGTGCGACTGGCGTATGAGCGGGCGCTGAATGGCATCCGGAAGTCGGACGATGGCGGCGATGAGAAGGTCGCTGCAACGAGGCAGGCGCACGCTGACCGAAGCGAGCCGCTGCCGAGGGACTTGCCCGGTCCTCGCATGCCAAAGCGCGAAGACCAGCCGGTGAGTGCAGGATGGGACGCAGCGCTGCATCGCTTGCGTGAAGCGCTCGAAGTGGATGGTCGGCGTGAGAGCATCCAGTCAGCGTGGCAGGCCTTTGTGCGGCAGAGCCGCGTGGATCGCATGCCCATGCATCAGGAGGCTGCGACTGTGTGGGAGGTCTTTGGCAAAGATGCGGGGTGGTTCGCGGATTTTGTGACCGGGTCGTGGCTGGTGCGCTGCATCGAACAAGGGCTGGTGGAGGTTCCCGCGGCAGTTATTGCACATTGGGATGCCTCAGGAAATACCGCCAAGCTTATCGCGCTCGCGGAGGAGTTGGTCATCGAGATGCGTCAGGTGCCGTGGGAGGAATCGCTGGGCGTTATTCAGCAGCTCGCACGCGCGGTGGTGTATTGGGACGCACTCCTGGCAAAGGACATGGTGGATCTGGTTTGCGAACTCATCCCCGATGGCGAGGCGAAGAAATTGCGAGTTGAACTAAAAGATGACCTTGCGAGGGGGAGAATGTTTCAGGATGTGCCGGAAGCGCACAAGCTCTTCTGGCGGCAGGTCATGAAGAAGTCTGATGCGGCTGAGGAAGTCGATTGGAATGTTCGTGCTGCGCAGACCGCATTGGCGTGGGTTCGCCAGAATCGCGGCACTTCATGGGATGGCTATGAAGTGATTCGTGAACTCGTGCCACCGAAGGAAAAAGCGAAGCTGGATGACGCCGCTCGAAAGCTGGCGAATCACGACAAGGTCGAGTGGTGGCCCATCATCTCCCCATGGCTGGGCAAGCTGGCCGTGCTTAGTGTATTGATCCTGCTGAAGGCGTGCTCGAAATGGTTTTGA